A region of the Candidatus Schekmanbacteria bacterium genome:
AATTAGCTTTTTTTTACAGATATAATGTTACATAAAAATAAAAAATGATTCGCGGGCAAGATTTAAAAATGGACCGGGATAAAGACCAATCAACAAAGTCATTATCATTGAAACAACAAGGACAAGAGCTAATGGCTTGGAAACTAAAAGAGAAAATCTTTCAGAAGGCTTGTCTATATACATTGCCTTTATAATTTTAAAATAATAGTAAACTGACACAGCGCTAGTAAGAATTCCTATAACAGCGAGATAATATAATTTCGCCTTTATTGCGGCACCAAAAATATAAAACTTACCTACAAAGCCTGCCATTGGAGGTATTCCCATCAGGGAAAGAAGGAAAATTCCCATTGCGGCCGCATAAAAAGGTTTTATCCTGGCAAGGCCTGAGAAATCTGCAATTCTATCTCCTCTCAGCGAATTGTTTCTAAGAAAGATTACAACAGTAAAGGCGCCCAAATTCATAAAGGTATATGCAAGCATATAGAACAAGACTGCATAAACTGCCAGACGGCCTTCTTCAGAAAATATTACTCGTCCATCTGCTACCTGCACAAGCTTTCCAGCGGCAACAATTCCCATCAATGCATAGCCGGCATGAGCAATGCTTGAATATGCAAGAAGCCGTTTTACATTATCCTGTGCCACGGCAAGGACATTCCCTATAATCATTGTAAATGCAGAAAGCAGCCACAACAAAATAAACCATTTGTCTTTTGCAGGAATTACAGCAATAGTAAAAATTCTGAGGAAAGCGGCAAATCCTGCTGCTTTTGGGGCAACAGACATAAAGGCAGTTATTGCCGTAGGCGCACCATCATATGCATCGGGACACCACAGATGAAAGGGCACTGCGGCAATCTTAAAGGCAAGTCCGACAATTATGAGCACAATTCCAAGAATACTCAATCTTGAAAAACCATTTTGAAGAAGAGCTGTCTGAACTTCCAAAATATTTGTTGATGATGTTTCGCCATAGAGAAGAGATATTCCATACAAGAGAATTCCCGAAGAAAAAGCGCCTAAAACAAAATATTTCAATGCCGCTTCATTCGACCTTATATCTCTCTTTTTAAATCCAACCAATGCATAAATGGACAATGCCATCAATTCAATTCCAATATATATTACCATCAAGTCGTTACCGCTTGAAATTATGAACATCCCGAGTATGGAAAAACAAATCAAAACATAATACTCGCCTTTGACAATGCCTTCGATTGCATTATATTTGCCTGACATCAAAACTGTCAAAATTCCCGCAATAATAAACAACACTTTAAAAAAATTGGAAAAGCCATCAGCAATAAAGGCATCTGAAAAGGTGGTGCCATAATTATTAAAATTCAGCACTAGTATTATTGCTGTTGCCACCAACCCAATCAGCGTTGTTACAGAGATTACATTATAATCTTTCTTGGAGAGAAAAATCCCGGCGCAAAGGAGGAAGAAAGACCAGAGAGCAAGAAACACCTCCGGGTAAATCAAATCAATTTCAGGTATAAAAGCAGATATATCCATTAATCTAAATCCTCAAGAAAAATTCTCCATAATTGTTTGCTTACTCTTCTATTCCTTTTTCCGAAATTTCTTTGGCTTCTGCAGTTGAAATACTTGCAGTAATTACCTTCCCTTCAACTTTCGTTTCCAATGTATTTTCTGATTTGATATTTTCAGGAGCAATTCGCATTACAAGATGCTCGACAGGTTTTTCCATAATCCTCAAAAAAGGTTTTGGATAAAGACCAATCCAAAAGATGAAAAGCACAATTGGAGCCAATGTTGCGATTTCCCTTATATTCAAATCTTTCAGATTGAAATTTTTTGGATTCCACAATTTTCCAAAGAAAACTCTTTGATAAAGCCAAAGCAGATATGCGGCGCCCAAAATAATTCCTGTGCAGGAAAATGCCGCCCATATCCAGCCAAGAAAATTTGAATTGAATACGCCAAGTAGAATCAAGAATTCCCCAATAAAACCATTCATCCCGGGAAGTCCCATAGACGAAAGGAAAATTATTAGCGTCAACGCAGAATAAATCGGGACTTTGCTTGACAGCCCTCCATATTCTGCAATTTCCCTTGTATGCCGCCTTTCATAAATCAAGCCGACTATAAGAAAGAGGCCTCCTGTGCTTACACCATGATTTATCATTTGAAGCACACTTCCAAGTATGCCCTGTGAAGTCAATGCAAAAAGCCCTATCATACAAAATCCCAGATGGCTGACACTTGAATACGCAACGAGCTTCTTCATATCCTTTTGGACAAGAGCAACCATTGCCCCGTAGATTATTCCTATTACAGACAAAACTGCAATAAAGGGGACGAAGTCTCTTGTTGCATCCGGAAACAGCGGCATACTAAAACGCAGAAAGCCGTATGTCCCCATTTTCAAAAGGACACCTGCAAGAATTACACTGCCTGCTGTAGGTGCATCGACATGTGCGTCGGGCAGCCATGTATGGAATGGAAACATAGGCACCTTGATTGCAAAGCCAAGAAAGAATGCCAAAAAGAGCCACCACTGCCAGCTATATGGCAGATTATCGTTCAGAAGTCTCATAAGGTCGAATGTATAAACACCCGGATGAGTTGCATTATAATGGAAAAATAGAGCAAGAATACCAAGAAGCATAAAAAGACTGCCAAACAAAGTATAGAGGAAAAACTTTATTGCAGAATAAAGTTTCTTGGGACCGCCTCCCCATACGCCAATCAAGAAATACATTGGGACAAGCATAACTTCCCAGAAGACATAAAAGAGGAAAAAATCAAGGGC
Encoded here:
- a CDS encoding NADH-quinone oxidoreductase subunit N is translated as MDISAFIPEIDLIYPEVFLALWSFFLLCAGIFLSKKDYNVISVTTLIGLVATAIILVLNFNNYGTTFSDAFIADGFSNFFKVLFIIAGILTVLMSGKYNAIEGIVKGEYYVLICFSILGMFIISSGNDLMVIYIGIELMALSIYALVGFKKRDIRSNEAALKYFVLGAFSSGILLYGISLLYGETSSTNILEVQTALLQNGFSRLSILGIVLIIVGLAFKIAAVPFHLWCPDAYDGAPTAITAFMSVAPKAAGFAAFLRIFTIAVIPAKDKWFILLWLLSAFTMIIGNVLAVAQDNVKRLLAYSSIAHAGYALMGIVAAGKLVQVADGRVIFSEEGRLAVYAVLFYMLAYTFMNLGAFTVVIFLRNNSLRGDRIADFSGLARIKPFYAAAMGIFLLSLMGIPPMAGFVGKFYIFGAAIKAKLYYLAVIGILTSAVSVYYYFKIIKAMYIDKPSERFSLLVSKPLALVLVVSMIMTLLIGLYPGPFLNLARESFFIFM
- a CDS encoding NADH-quinone oxidoreductase subunit M yields the protein MDLNYSSYLADAYSYVNQIGFPILTYVIFMPLLGAIILMFFPKEKINSIKIFANFVAIADMLLSFMLLQKFDASTYKMQFVEKFSWIEVKSINLTIFYFLGIDGISLLLFLLTTILGAIAILSSWSAITERVKEYYVFMLLLQTGMLGVFAALDFFLFYVFWEVMLVPMYFLIGVWGGGPKKLYSAIKFFLYTLFGSLFMLLGILALFFHYNATHPGVYTFDLMRLLNDNLPYSWQWWLFLAFFLGFAIKVPMFPFHTWLPDAHVDAPTAGSVILAGVLLKMGTYGFLRFSMPLFPDATRDFVPFIAVLSVIGIIYGAMVALVQKDMKKLVAYSSVSHLGFCMIGLFALTSQGILGSVLQMINHGVSTGGLFLIVGLIYERRHTREIAEYGGLSSKVPIYSALTLIIFLSSMGLPGMNGFIGEFLILLGVFNSNFLGWIWAAFSCTGIILGAAYLLWLYQRVFFGKLWNPKNFNLKDLNIREIATLAPIVLFIFWIGLYPKPFLRIMEKPVEHLVMRIAPENIKSENTLETKVEGKVITASISTAEAKEISEKGIEE